In the genome of Armatimonadota bacterium, one region contains:
- a CDS encoding ABC transporter permease: MGCLAVAYLSIIETLRRKEFYVVLVLIIGLAIWLHLINIGESSAGRFAKDVIMQVVWLSSFALAVPLAARQIPQDLESKTVYVILARPLPRWQYVLGRTIGAAGAAGICLTGLFLVLATMLCVKGGEALVDPMLWQAFALQLVALFMLCSLAVFFSSFSTTAGAVTFSFIILCVMRYGAKSLSDMILGVSSIWQYIAWCLYLLMPHFEFFNVTQRFVHGWGPLPFWIFLYIAIYGIVYAIGLIAVCSLIFRRRWL; the protein is encoded by the coding sequence ATGGGCTGCCTAGCAGTTGCATACCTTTCTATTATTGAGACTTTGCGCCGCAAGGAATTTTATGTCGTTCTTGTTTTAATCATTGGACTTGCTATTTGGCTTCATCTAATCAATATTGGTGAATCAAGCGCGGGCAGGTTTGCAAAAGATGTAATAATGCAAGTCGTATGGCTTTCATCCTTTGCTCTGGCTGTTCCTCTTGCAGCTCGCCAAATCCCTCAGGATTTAGAAAGCAAAACAGTTTATGTAATACTCGCTAGGCCTTTACCTAGGTGGCAATATGTACTTGGAAGGACAATTGGAGCGGCTGGAGCTGCTGGCATTTGTCTGACAGGATTGTTTCTTGTCCTAGCTACTATGCTCTGCGTAAAAGGTGGAGAAGCATTAGTTGATCCGATGCTGTGGCAGGCATTTGCTCTTCAGCTGGTGGCATTATTTATGTTGTGCTCGCTGGCTGTTTTCTTTTCCTCTTTCTCAACAACTGCAGGTGCGGTAACATTTTCTTTCATAATCTTATGCGTCATGAGATATGGCGCAAAATCGCTGTCGGATATGATCCTGGGAGTATCCAGTATATGGCAGTATATAGCGTGGTGTTTATATCTTTTGATGCCGCATTTCGAATTTTTTAATGTAACCCAGCGGTTTGTTCATGGATGGGGACCCCTTCCGTTTTGGATATTTCTTTATATTGCAATTTACGGGATAGTCTACGCAATTGGCTTGATAGCTGTATGTTCGCTAATTTTTCGGCGAAGGTGGCTTTAA
- a CDS encoding ABC transporter ATP-binding protein, with translation MGAPIIEARCLNIDYSAGHGKKRQAVKDLSFKVHRGEIVGFIGPNGAGKTSTIKALLNLIPVAHGECFIAGISSSNPKSRLSVGYMPEVSYYPKYLKLCEFLRICAALSGVPRGQREKCVKFAAERTGMTPYLKTKLLGFSKGMLQQAGFTQALLHDPEILILDEPMSGLDPIARMRMRTMLSSLRSEGKTILFSSHELGEIEMVADRILLMNEGSLVFQGPIAELVGNETNLEQAFVRLLGEELPWAA, from the coding sequence GTGGGGGCACCGATAATTGAGGCAAGATGTCTTAATATTGATTACTCTGCAGGGCATGGTAAAAAACGTCAAGCGGTAAAGGATTTGTCTTTCAAAGTTCACCGTGGCGAAATAGTTGGTTTTATCGGCCCAAATGGTGCAGGAAAAACTTCTACAATCAAAGCATTGCTTAATTTAATCCCCGTGGCACATGGTGAATGTTTCATAGCAGGTATTTCAAGCTCCAACCCAAAATCAAGATTGAGCGTTGGGTACATGCCGGAGGTATCTTACTATCCAAAATATTTGAAGCTTTGCGAATTTCTTCGTATTTGTGCCGCATTGTCTGGGGTTCCTAGAGGACAACGAGAAAAGTGTGTTAAGTTTGCGGCTGAACGGACGGGAATGACCCCTTATCTAAAAACGAAACTTTTGGGTTTCTCAAAGGGCATGCTTCAGCAGGCTGGCTTTACCCAGGCGCTTCTACATGACCCTGAGATACTTATTTTAGACGAGCCCATGTCGGGCTTGGACCCGATTGCTCGAATGAGAATGCGCACGATGCTTTCAAGTCTAAGGTCAGAAGGAAAAACAATTTTATTCTCCTCCCATGAGCTTGGGGAGATTGAGATGGTAGCCGATAGGATTTTGCTAATGAATGAAGGAAGCCTAGTATTTCAAGGACCGATTGCAGAGCTCGTCGGAAATGAGACTAATTTGGAGCAGGCGTTCGTGCGGTTACTTGGGGAGGAATTGCCATGGGCTGCCTAG